The following proteins are co-located in the Spinactinospora alkalitolerans genome:
- a CDS encoding sirohydrochlorin chelatase encodes MTPTLLLAVHGTRDGRGLGVTRALAARVAERAPAPVRLAFADVRRPGVADVAAEIEGPIVVVPAFLAAGYHVRVDIPEQLARAGRADARVTGALGDDPRLAAAAARRLARAGRRPGDAVVLAAAGSSDPDALVQVEAAAHRLSRVVAAPVRVGCIATGTPTVADAVDALRAEGHRRVAVASWLLAPGLFHNRLADAGADAVAAPLCPDEGVVETVLARFQTAVSPVAV; translated from the coding sequence TTGACCCCCACGCTGCTGCTCGCCGTGCACGGCACCCGCGACGGACGCGGCCTCGGCGTCACCCGCGCCTTGGCCGCACGGGTCGCCGAGCGCGCGCCGGCGCCGGTGCGGCTGGCCTTCGCCGATGTGCGCCGCCCCGGCGTCGCCGACGTCGCCGCGGAGATCGAGGGCCCGATCGTGGTGGTCCCGGCCTTCCTGGCCGCCGGCTACCACGTGCGGGTCGACATCCCCGAGCAGTTGGCCCGGGCCGGGCGCGCCGACGCCCGCGTCACCGGCGCCCTGGGCGACGACCCGCGCCTGGCGGCCGCGGCGGCCCGCCGGCTGGCGCGGGCCGGGAGGCGGCCCGGCGACGCCGTCGTGCTGGCCGCGGCCGGTTCCTCCGACCCCGACGCGCTGGTCCAGGTCGAGGCCGCGGCGCACCGGCTCTCCCGCGTCGTCGCGGCGCCGGTGCGGGTGGGCTGCATCGCCACGGGCACCCCCACCGTCGCCGATGCCGTGGACGCGCTGCGCGCCGAGGGGCACCGGCGCGTGGCGGTGGCCTCGTGGCTGCTCGCCCCCGGCCTGTTCCACAACCGGCTCGCCGACGCCGGGGCCGACGCGGTGGCCGCCCCGCTGTGCCCGGACGAGGGCGTGGTGGAGACCGTCCTCGCCCGGTTCCAGACGGCCGTGTCCCCCGTGGCCGTATGA
- the nirD gene encoding nitrite reductase small subunit NirD encodes MTVLTPVPAQWITACPAHRLTPERGVAVLLPDGGQAAVFRTYDGALYAIDNIDPFSHAAVMSRGIVGDRTGEPTVASPMLKQVFSLRTGVCLDDPAVRQPLFAVRERDGVIEVAARPDRGPA; translated from the coding sequence ATGACCGTCCTGACACCGGTCCCCGCCCAATGGATCACGGCCTGCCCCGCGCACCGGCTCACGCCCGAACGCGGTGTCGCGGTGCTGCTGCCCGACGGCGGCCAGGCCGCGGTGTTTCGCACCTACGACGGCGCCCTGTACGCCATCGACAACATCGACCCGTTCAGCCACGCCGCGGTGATGTCGCGCGGCATCGTGGGCGACCGCACCGGCGAACCGACCGTGGCCTCCCCGATGCTCAAGCAGGTCTTCTCCCTGCGCACCGGCGTGTGCCTGGACGACCCCGCGGTGCGCCAGCCCCTGTTCGCCGTGCGCGAGCGCGACGGCGTGATCGAGGTCGCCGCCCGACCGGACCGCGGGCCGGCATGA
- the nirB gene encoding nitrite reductase large subunit NirB produces MRQLVVIGNGMVGHRLVEAVRDRDADGTRRIVVLGEEPRPAYDRVALSSYFDGAGEKALRLADLTVHDQVELRLGDPAAAIDRGARTVTTAAGERIGYDELVLATGSSAFVPPVPGHDLPGCHVYRTIDDLDAITATARDARAGVVIGGGLLGLEAANALRLLGVEPHVVELAPWLMPAQVDEGGGALLGRLVTETGVTVHAGTGVSAVEAGPDGRAARVRLGEQELEAGIVVFAVGIRPRDELARAAGLDLGPRGGVAVDPACRTGDPAIYAVGECASVEGTVYGLIAPGNAMAEVVADRLMGGRAAFTGADTSTKLKLLGVDVAGFGDAHARTEGALEVVLNDAPGRRYAKLVVSDDAATLLGGVLVGDASAYAGLRPLVGHALPGDPLDLIAPGRGDGGVGVGALPDDAQICSCNAVTKGALVEAVHEGACDVAALKDCTNAGTSCGSCVPMLKTLLADAGVEQSSALCEHFPHSRAELVEIVLSTGIATFSELIAGHGTGRGCDICRPAVASILASLGGGHILDGEQAALQDTNDHFLANIQRNGTYSVVPRIPGGEITPDRLIAIGEVARDFGLYTKITGGQRIDLLGARVEQLPKVWRRLVDAGFESGHAYGKALRTVKSCVGSTWCRYGVQDSVGLAVELELRYRGLRAPHKIKAGVSGCARECAEARGKDIGVIATDNGWNLYVGGNGGFRPRHAELLVSDVDHATLIRYIDRFLMFYVRTADRLQRTAAWIEGVDGGLEHVRSVVVEDSLGIAADLETAMARHIGGYADEWRGVLEDPDKLARFVSFANAPDAPDPTITFDTERDQPVPAGPVALGMPARPQHVEA; encoded by the coding sequence ATGAGACAACTCGTCGTCATCGGAAACGGCATGGTGGGGCACCGCCTGGTGGAGGCGGTGCGCGACCGCGACGCCGACGGCACCCGCCGCATCGTGGTGCTGGGCGAGGAGCCGCGCCCCGCCTACGACCGCGTCGCCCTGTCGTCCTACTTCGACGGCGCCGGCGAAAAGGCCCTGCGGCTGGCCGACCTGACGGTCCACGACCAGGTCGAGCTGCGGCTGGGCGACCCCGCCGCGGCGATCGACCGCGGCGCCCGCACCGTCACCACCGCCGCCGGCGAGCGGATCGGCTACGACGAACTGGTCCTGGCCACCGGCTCCTCGGCGTTCGTGCCGCCCGTGCCAGGCCACGACCTGCCCGGCTGCCACGTCTACCGCACCATCGACGACCTCGACGCCATCACCGCAACCGCCCGGGACGCCCGCGCCGGCGTCGTCATCGGCGGCGGGCTGCTCGGCCTGGAGGCCGCCAACGCGCTGCGCCTGCTCGGCGTCGAGCCCCACGTCGTGGAGCTCGCCCCCTGGCTGATGCCGGCCCAGGTCGACGAGGGCGGCGGCGCGCTGCTGGGCCGCCTCGTCACCGAGACCGGTGTCACCGTGCACGCCGGGACCGGGGTGTCTGCGGTGGAGGCCGGCCCGGACGGCCGCGCCGCCCGGGTCCGGCTCGGCGAGCAGGAGCTGGAGGCCGGCATCGTCGTCTTCGCCGTCGGCATCCGCCCCCGCGACGAACTGGCCCGCGCCGCTGGCCTGGACCTGGGCCCGCGCGGCGGCGTCGCCGTCGACCCGGCCTGCCGCACCGGCGACCCGGCGATCTACGCCGTCGGCGAGTGCGCCAGCGTCGAGGGCACCGTCTACGGGCTGATCGCCCCGGGCAACGCCATGGCCGAGGTCGTCGCGGACCGGCTGATGGGCGGGCGGGCCGCCTTCACCGGCGCCGACACCTCCACCAAGCTCAAGCTGCTCGGCGTCGACGTCGCCGGCTTCGGCGACGCCCACGCCCGCACCGAAGGCGCACTGGAGGTCGTCCTCAACGACGCGCCCGGCCGCCGCTACGCCAAGCTGGTCGTCTCCGACGACGCCGCGACGCTGCTGGGCGGGGTCCTGGTGGGCGACGCCTCGGCCTACGCCGGCCTGCGCCCGCTGGTCGGGCACGCGCTGCCCGGCGACCCGCTCGACCTGATCGCGCCCGGGCGCGGCGACGGCGGCGTGGGCGTCGGGGCGCTGCCCGACGACGCCCAGATCTGCTCCTGCAACGCCGTCACCAAGGGCGCACTGGTCGAGGCGGTCCACGAGGGCGCCTGCGACGTCGCCGCCCTCAAGGACTGCACCAACGCCGGCACCAGTTGCGGAAGCTGCGTGCCGATGCTCAAGACGCTGCTGGCCGACGCCGGGGTCGAGCAGTCCAGCGCACTGTGCGAGCACTTCCCGCACTCCCGCGCCGAACTCGTCGAGATCGTGCTGTCCACCGGCATCGCGACGTTCTCCGAACTCATCGCCGGACACGGCACCGGGCGCGGCTGCGACATCTGCCGGCCCGCCGTCGCCTCGATCCTGGCCTCCCTGGGCGGCGGCCACATCCTCGACGGCGAGCAGGCCGCGCTGCAGGACACCAACGACCACTTCCTCGCCAACATCCAGCGCAACGGCACCTACTCGGTGGTGCCGCGGATCCCCGGCGGCGAGATCACCCCGGACCGGCTCATCGCCATCGGCGAGGTCGCCAGGGACTTCGGGCTCTACACCAAGATCACCGGCGGCCAGCGCATCGACCTGCTCGGCGCCCGCGTGGAGCAGCTGCCGAAGGTCTGGCGGCGGCTGGTCGACGCCGGGTTCGAGTCGGGCCACGCCTACGGCAAGGCGCTGCGCACGGTGAAGTCCTGCGTCGGCTCCACCTGGTGCCGCTACGGCGTGCAGGACTCCGTCGGCCTGGCCGTGGAACTGGAACTGCGCTACCGGGGACTGCGCGCCCCGCACAAGATCAAGGCCGGCGTCTCCGGCTGCGCCCGCGAATGCGCCGAGGCCCGCGGCAAGGACATCGGCGTCATCGCCACCGACAACGGCTGGAACCTCTACGTCGGCGGCAACGGCGGCTTCCGGCCGCGCCACGCCGAGCTGCTGGTCTCCGACGTCGACCACGCCACGCTCATCCGCTACATCGACCGGTTCCTGATGTTCTACGTCCGCACGGCCGACCGGCTGCAGCGCACCGCCGCCTGGATCGAGGGCGTGGACGGCGGCCTGGAGCACGTGCGCTCCGTCGTGGTCGAGGACTCCCTGGGCATCGCCGCCGACCTGGAGACCGCCATGGCCCGCCACATCGGCGGATACGCCGACGAATGGCGCGGCGTCCTGGAGGACCCCGACAAGCTCGCGCGGTTCGTGTCCTTCGCCAACGCCCCCGACGCCCCCGACCCCACGATCACCTTCGACACCGAGCGGGACCAGCCCGTCCCCGCCGGTCCCGTCGCTCTGGGCATGCCCGCTCGACCCCAGCACGTGGAGGCGTGA
- a CDS encoding FAD-binding and (Fe-S)-binding domain-containing protein produces the protein MTIGQESAQSADATTDLQRRLRRDLDGDVRFDDYTRHLFSRDASMYAITPRGVVFPRHADDVAAAVAAAREFGVPIVPRGAGTSLAGQTVGPGLVLDLSRHMHRILEVDPEARTARVEAGVVQDDLNRAAAPHGLMFGPNTSTSNRATIGGMVGNNSAGSGSVRYGMTIDHVRALDVVLADAHRTGFAPIGEAERARRAALPGLEGDVHRALPGIVADNAEAIATRFPDFWRRACGYRLDRLADGTPFDLAKFVVGAEGTLVVATEALVDLVPRPRHTVIAVGHFASTPEAIAATEDALSCDPAGVELMDRTILDLSRRRIEYAFLGSILQGDPGALLFVTFSGDDGGELRADLKRLTALWKSNGHGYHALEAATPEQQKALLKVRTSSLGLLMAAGSGTRRPLAFVEDTAVDPKHLVEYTRRFKDVLDRHGMEAGFYGHCSVGCLHIRPFVDLAVPGEAERMRAVAAEIKDLVTEYGGVNSSEHGDGLARSEFNREIFGEELYGAMQQVKRLFDPDGTMNPGKIVDAPPMTGNLRDAAPVEPRPFQTRLSFEVVGGMRGAADRCMNIGLCRKSASGAMCPSYIATRDEEHATRGRANALVKALSEPDPRAALGDERLHEILDLCLMCKACKSECPLGVDMAKLKSEAQSHHHDAHGVPLRSRVFGSVRLLYRLGSATAPLSNLPNRLPLLRRLVEKAVGITARRPMPTFTRTHLVRWFRRRRTAARPAPLGPLTFLADSFTTYTEPGIGRAAIELLERAGWDVRLESRGCCGRSSLSKGLVDEAKAKAGALVGLLSETAPGSPVVGCEPSCVLALKDECSSMLPGDHRVDEVSGRVRQVEELLTEAIDAGRLRLREDSWPAGRRILLHGHCHQKAEVGTAATVALLKRIPGAQVVELDAGCCGMAGSFGFEAEHYDMSMRVGSDRLFPAVEAEDDATVIVATGVSCRQQIAHGTRREAMHPVELVLQAT, from the coding sequence ATGACCATCGGCCAAGAGTCCGCCCAATCCGCTGACGCAACCACTGACCTGCAACGCCGCCTCCGCCGCGACCTCGACGGCGACGTGCGCTTCGACGACTACACCCGGCACCTGTTCTCCCGCGACGCCAGCATGTACGCGATCACGCCCAGGGGCGTGGTGTTCCCCCGCCACGCCGACGACGTCGCCGCGGCCGTCGCCGCCGCGCGCGAGTTCGGCGTGCCGATCGTGCCCAGGGGCGCCGGAACGAGCCTGGCCGGTCAGACGGTCGGCCCGGGCCTGGTCCTGGACCTGTCCCGCCACATGCACCGGATCCTGGAGGTCGACCCCGAGGCGCGCACCGCGCGCGTCGAAGCGGGGGTGGTGCAGGACGACCTCAACCGGGCCGCCGCGCCGCACGGGCTGATGTTCGGCCCCAACACCTCCACGAGCAACCGCGCCACGATCGGCGGGATGGTCGGCAACAACTCCGCCGGCAGCGGGTCCGTGCGCTACGGAATGACCATCGACCACGTGCGCGCCCTCGACGTCGTGCTCGCCGACGCCCACCGCACCGGGTTCGCCCCGATCGGCGAGGCGGAGCGGGCCAGGCGGGCCGCCCTGCCCGGCCTGGAGGGCGACGTCCACCGCGCACTGCCCGGAATCGTCGCAGACAACGCCGAGGCGATCGCCACCCGGTTCCCCGACTTCTGGCGGCGCGCGTGCGGATACCGGTTGGACCGCCTCGCCGACGGCACCCCGTTCGACCTCGCGAAGTTCGTGGTCGGCGCCGAGGGGACCCTGGTGGTGGCCACCGAGGCACTGGTCGACCTCGTCCCCAGGCCGCGGCACACCGTCATCGCCGTCGGGCACTTCGCCTCCACGCCCGAGGCCATCGCGGCGACGGAGGACGCGCTGTCCTGCGACCCCGCCGGCGTCGAGCTCATGGACCGCACCATCCTCGACCTGTCGCGCCGGCGCATCGAATACGCCTTCCTCGGCTCGATCCTCCAGGGCGACCCCGGCGCCCTGCTGTTCGTCACCTTCAGCGGCGACGACGGCGGGGAGCTGCGCGCGGACCTGAAGCGGCTCACCGCCCTGTGGAAGTCCAACGGGCACGGCTACCACGCGCTGGAGGCTGCGACCCCCGAGCAGCAGAAAGCCCTGCTCAAGGTCCGCACCTCCAGTCTCGGCCTGCTCATGGCGGCCGGCAGCGGAACCCGGCGCCCGCTGGCCTTCGTCGAGGACACCGCCGTCGACCCCAAGCACCTCGTCGAGTACACCCGGCGGTTCAAGGACGTCCTGGACCGCCACGGGATGGAGGCGGGATTCTACGGCCACTGCTCCGTCGGATGCCTGCACATCCGCCCGTTCGTGGACCTGGCCGTCCCCGGCGAGGCCGAGCGGATGCGCGCCGTCGCAGCGGAGATCAAGGATCTGGTCACCGAGTACGGCGGCGTGAACTCCAGCGAACACGGCGACGGACTCGCCCGCAGCGAGTTCAACCGGGAGATCTTCGGCGAAGAGCTCTACGGGGCGATGCAGCAGGTCAAACGGCTCTTCGACCCCGACGGCACCATGAACCCCGGCAAGATCGTCGACGCGCCGCCCATGACCGGCAACCTGCGCGACGCCGCACCGGTCGAACCGCGGCCCTTCCAGACCCGGCTGTCGTTCGAGGTCGTCGGCGGAATGCGCGGCGCGGCCGACCGCTGCATGAACATCGGCCTGTGCCGCAAGAGCGCCAGCGGGGCGATGTGCCCCTCCTACATCGCCACGCGCGACGAGGAGCACGCCACGCGCGGCCGCGCCAACGCGCTGGTGAAGGCGCTCTCCGAGCCCGACCCCCGCGCGGCGCTGGGGGACGAGCGGCTGCACGAGATCCTCGACCTGTGCCTGATGTGCAAGGCGTGCAAGAGCGAGTGCCCCCTCGGCGTCGACATGGCCAAGCTGAAGAGCGAGGCCCAGTCGCACCACCACGACGCGCACGGGGTCCCCCTGCGGTCGCGGGTCTTCGGTTCCGTGCGCCTGCTCTACCGCCTGGGATCGGCGACCGCGCCGCTCAGCAATCTGCCCAACCGCCTGCCCCTGCTGCGGCGGCTGGTGGAGAAGGCGGTCGGGATCACCGCGAGGCGGCCGATGCCGACCTTCACCCGGACCCACCTGGTCCGCTGGTTCCGCCGCCGCCGGACCGCTGCGCGCCCCGCGCCGCTGGGCCCGCTCACCTTCCTCGCCGACTCCTTCACCACCTACACCGAGCCCGGCATCGGACGCGCAGCCATCGAACTGCTCGAACGCGCCGGATGGGACGTGCGGCTGGAGAGCCGGGGGTGCTGCGGGCGCTCCAGCCTGTCCAAGGGGCTGGTCGACGAGGCCAAGGCCAAGGCGGGCGCGCTGGTGGGCCTGCTGTCCGAGACCGCGCCGGGGTCGCCCGTCGTCGGCTGCGAACCCTCCTGCGTCCTCGCCCTCAAGGACGAGTGCTCGTCGATGCTGCCGGGGGACCACCGGGTCGACGAGGTCTCGGGCCGGGTCCGCCAGGTCGAGGAACTGCTCACCGAGGCCATCGACGCCGGGCGCCTGCGCCTGCGCGAGGACTCCTGGCCCGCCGGGCGCCGCATCCTCCTCCACGGCCACTGCCACCAGAAGGCCGAGGTGGGCACCGCCGCGACCGTGGCGCTGCTGAAGAGGATCCCCGGCGCGCAGGTGGTGGAACTGGACGCCGGATGCTGCGGCATGGCCGGGTCCTTCGGCTTCGAGGCCGAGCACTACGACATGTCGATGCGGGTCGGCTCGGACCGGCTGTTCCCCGCCGTCGAGGCCGAGGACGACGCGACCGTCATCGTGGCGACCGGCGTCTCCTGCAGGCAGCAGATCGCCCACGGCACCCGCCGCGAGGCGATGCACCCGGTGGAGCTGGTGCTCCAGGCGACTTGA
- a CDS encoding pyridoxal-phosphate-dependent aminotransferase family protein, producing MATSSGRHFLQIPGPTNVPDEVLRAMAAPTIDHRGPEFSALVHGLLEDVKPVFGTEQPVVVYPSSGTGAWEAALVNTLSPGDRVLCFETGHFATLWQEMAARLGLVVDFVPGDWRHGVDPDEVEARLAADTGHEIKAVCVVHNETSTGVASRIGEIRRAIDAAGHPALYLVDTISSLGCIDYRHDEWGVDVTVSCSQKGLMLPPGLGFNAVSPKALRASETAGLPRSFFDWAPILRANEQGSYPYTSATNLLYGLREALRILYAEGLPHVYARHARHAAATRAAVGAWGLEVLCLDEREHSGALTAVLLPEEHDADHVRRVILERFDMSLGAGLGRLAGRVFRIGHLGHLGDLTLAGTIAGVQMGLGLAGVKVDPGGITAALDHLGQA from the coding sequence ATGGCCACCTCCAGCGGCCGCCACTTCCTGCAGATCCCCGGTCCCACCAACGTCCCCGACGAGGTCCTGCGCGCGATGGCGGCACCGACCATCGACCACCGCGGCCCCGAGTTCTCCGCGCTGGTCCACGGACTCCTCGAGGACGTCAAGCCGGTGTTCGGCACGGAGCAGCCCGTCGTCGTCTATCCGTCCTCCGGCACCGGCGCGTGGGAGGCCGCGCTGGTCAACACGCTCAGCCCCGGCGACCGGGTGCTGTGCTTCGAGACCGGGCACTTCGCCACCCTCTGGCAGGAGATGGCCGCCCGGCTCGGCCTCGTCGTCGACTTCGTCCCCGGCGACTGGCGCCACGGGGTGGACCCCGACGAGGTCGAGGCCCGCCTGGCCGCCGACACCGGGCACGAGATCAAGGCCGTGTGCGTGGTCCACAACGAGACCTCGACCGGGGTCGCCAGCAGGATCGGCGAGATCCGCCGGGCGATCGACGCCGCCGGCCACCCCGCCCTCTACCTGGTCGACACCATCTCCTCACTGGGCTGCATCGACTACCGCCACGACGAATGGGGCGTCGACGTCACGGTCTCCTGCTCGCAGAAGGGGCTCATGCTGCCCCCGGGGCTGGGCTTCAACGCCGTGAGCCCCAAGGCCCTGCGCGCCTCCGAGACCGCCGGCCTGCCCAGGTCCTTCTTCGACTGGGCGCCGATCCTGCGGGCCAACGAGCAGGGCTCCTACCCCTACACGTCGGCGACCAACCTGCTCTACGGGCTGCGCGAGGCACTGCGGATCCTCTACGCCGAAGGGCTCCCGCACGTCTACGCCCGCCACGCCCGCCACGCCGCGGCCACCCGCGCCGCGGTCGGCGCCTGGGGACTGGAGGTCCTCTGCCTCGACGAGCGCGAGCACTCCGGCGCGCTGACCGCCGTGCTGCTTCCCGAAGAGCACGACGCCGACCACGTGCGCCGGGTCATCCTGGAGCGCTTCGACATGTCGCTGGGAGCCGGGCTGGGCAGGCTCGCCGGCCGGGTGTTCCGCATCGGCCACCTCGGCCACCTCGGCGACCTGACGCTGGCCGGGACCATCGCCGGAGTCCAGATGGGGCTCGGCCTGGCCGGCGTGAAGGTCGATCCCGGCGGCATCACCGCCGCCCTGGATCACCTGGGACAGGCGTGA
- a CDS encoding SLC13 family permease encodes MSVEIISILVLVVVFLIATLTSAHMGALALVAAFVVGTAVVGETPDEIFGGFPGDLFVILAGVTYLFALAKNNGTVDWLVHVSVSAVRGRIALIPWVMFLVTALITAVGAVVPAAVAIIAPVGMGFAVRYRINPVLMGLMIINGASAGGFSPMSIFGGITNGVVARNGLEGSPGLLFAGSFVFNVLLSLVVFFLFGGRSLIGRRGNGGAASDDPPAAAGRPKTPASSRADRLDAQSGGAFVARPEPGTAVATAPDPAEPVETGGSAITLTPERGLTVLGIIVLAVGALAFGLDVGLMAITVAVALTLLSPKSSKGAVNQIAWPTVLLICGIVTYVSLMERMGTVDYLGDRVAAIGVPLLAAVLICLIGGAVSAFASTTGILGALIPLAVPFLLGGEVGAIGMITALAISSSVVDSSPFSTSGALVVANAPEEDRNRAFRHLMGWGMSMIVVAPLVTWSVLVVPGWL; translated from the coding sequence GTGTCCGTAGAGATCATCTCCATCCTCGTCCTCGTCGTCGTCTTCCTCATCGCCACGCTCACCTCCGCCCACATGGGAGCCCTCGCCCTCGTCGCGGCCTTCGTCGTGGGCACAGCCGTGGTGGGTGAGACCCCGGACGAGATCTTCGGCGGCTTCCCCGGAGACCTCTTCGTCATCCTGGCCGGGGTCACCTACCTGTTCGCCCTGGCCAAGAACAACGGAACGGTCGACTGGCTGGTCCACGTCTCGGTCAGCGCCGTGCGCGGCCGCATCGCACTGATCCCCTGGGTGATGTTCCTGGTCACCGCGCTCATCACGGCTGTGGGCGCCGTCGTGCCCGCGGCCGTCGCCATCATCGCCCCCGTGGGCATGGGCTTCGCGGTGCGCTACCGCATCAACCCCGTCCTCATGGGGCTCATGATCATCAACGGGGCCAGCGCCGGCGGCTTCTCCCCGATGAGCATCTTCGGCGGCATCACCAACGGGGTCGTCGCCCGCAACGGGCTCGAAGGCTCACCCGGACTGCTCTTCGCCGGCTCCTTCGTCTTCAACGTGCTGCTGAGCCTCGTCGTCTTCTTCCTCTTCGGCGGGCGCTCCCTGATCGGGCGGCGCGGCAACGGCGGCGCCGCCTCCGACGACCCGCCCGCGGCGGCGGGGCGGCCGAAGACCCCCGCCTCCTCGCGGGCCGACCGGCTGGACGCCCAAAGCGGCGGGGCCTTCGTCGCCCGCCCGGAACCGGGGACCGCGGTCGCGACCGCGCCCGATCCGGCGGAACCGGTCGAAACGGGCGGATCGGCGATCACCCTGACACCGGAGCGCGGACTGACCGTGCTGGGCATCATCGTCCTGGCGGTCGGAGCGCTGGCGTTCGGCCTCGACGTGGGCCTCATGGCCATCACCGTCGCCGTGGCCCTGACCCTGCTCTCACCGAAGAGCTCCAAGGGCGCGGTCAACCAGATCGCCTGGCCGACCGTGCTGCTCATCTGCGGGATCGTGACCTACGTCAGCCTCATGGAACGCATGGGCACCGTGGACTACCTCGGCGACCGCGTCGCCGCGATCGGCGTCCCGCTCCTGGCCGCCGTGCTGATCTGCCTGATCGGGGGCGCCGTGTCGGCGTTCGCCTCCACCACGGGCATCCTCGGGGCGCTCATCCCCCTGGCCGTGCCGTTCCTGCTGGGCGGCGAGGTCGGCGCCATCGGGATGATCACCGCCCTGGCGATCTCCTCGTCGGTGGTCGACTCCTCGCCGTTCTCCACCAGCGGGGCGCTCGTCGTGGCCAACGCACCGGAGGAAGACCGCAATCGGGCGTTCCGCCACCTGATGGGGTGGGGCATGAGCATGATCGTCGTCGCGCCCCTGGTCACCTGGAGCGTGCTCGTCGTCCCCGGTTGGCTCTGA